From one Mya arenaria isolate MELC-2E11 chromosome 4, ASM2691426v1 genomic stretch:
- the LOC128232152 gene encoding uncharacterized protein LOC128232152 isoform X1, whose protein sequence is MATQGSNHVTAATVLLFFYLKLILHIDGWQRLVFPDPLIEHNGFCLQGLVFHTLKTNDIQVCGMGCLKQSKCKSINFDKGGKRCELNKEDQDVRTSSCFRQIEGCSYFSRKEFEAMEMFLGKCRRHSCPDDTVCVPDGATSPKRYSCEPFDSDETMHRTTNVTGTPLQHIGVGYNLLTGNPQMASDPGVFLHKRILQLTESDTTGFNEASVTQGSTCTHSQQHALVHGSTSLQNEMKAFVQASSSHPTLLAGSSFAGNADFVKARKKLDAGEEVYQDHVVTCKLGTAQYDLAGAVSSYYTVSRDFAKAVCILATLGSSYQSQYLDFLDQWGTSVVTMADFGTRTIKRHKLSVPALFQHVHTSDPSVLDHAGYFNGHASSWTININRYDRSTLATQSFVSPDQQLTVGKLSNPEPIRMEVTPISDFMQWSYFQSIVCDLKARHECVDTMQAHDLQLIANKVRSVMAQYGKHKGVTGTIDHTLQAPVTWPVGMYGLMKAATGCPMNGVQWLQGWRRYDTEDNGPGNQFTTGVSSYLSGNFLLSYITTYFCMKNSHSVTSYDTNWPKGSYCILKYESSSCPSGFQSGFIYWDDEDVNNLNLLDGTLPDGVYGTDTKIYYCCRDDGRTSTAISLPTDWPFILMRMSATCQTVYGMSVTAVFVSWDDEDTANRSNRGGLHPYDGGTSGVGANNHVLYFCYYYR, encoded by the exons ATGGCGACACAAGGATCCAATCACGTGACAGCTGCAACTGTATTGTTATTCTTCTATCTGAAATTGATTCTGCACATCGATGGGTGGCAAAGACTCGTATTTCCTGACCCGTTAATAGAGCATAACGGCTTCTGTCTCCAAGGCCTGGTTTTTCATACGCTTAAAACGAACGATATTCAAGTATGTGGGATGGGTTGCCTTAAACAGAGCAAGTGCAAGTCCATAAATTTTGACAAAGGGGGTAAAAGATGTGAACTTAATAAAGAAGACCAAGACGTTAGAACAAGTTCCTGTTTTAGACAAATAGAGGGTTGCTCCTACTTTTCTCGGAAGGAATTTGAAGCAATGGAG ATGTTTCTAGGAAAGTGTAGGCGCCACTCGTGCCCAGACGACACGGTGTGTGTACCAGACGGGGCCACGTCACCAAAACGTTACAGTTGTGAACCGTTTGACAGCGATGAAACGATGCACCGGACGA CCAATGTGACTGGCACGCCCCTCCAGCATATCGGCGTAGGCTACAATCTGCTCACAGGAAACCCGCAAATGGCCTCAGATCCCGGAGTTTTTCTACATAAACGCATACTTCAG CTGACAGAGTCAGACACCACAGGTTTCAATGAAGCTTCGGTCACACAAGGATCTACCTGCACGCACAGCCAACAGCACGCTCTTGTCCATGGGTCCACGTCCCTACAGAACGAAATGAAGGCTTTTGTGCAGGCATCGT cATCCCATCCCACGTTATTAGCTGGATCAAGCTTCGCAGGAAATGCAG ACTTTGTCAAAGCGCGAAAGAAGTTGGACGCTGGGGAAGAGGTGTACCAGGACCACGTGGTCACGTGCAAACTGGGAACAGCTCAGTACGACCTTGCAGGCGCTGTATCGAGCTACTACACAGTTTCTCGTGACTTTGCCAAAGCAGTGTGTATCTTGGCAACATTGGGCAGTTCCTACCAGTCTCAATATTTAGATTTCCTCGATCAATGGGGAACG AGTGTCGTGACAATGGCAGACTTTGGAACCCGGACAATTAAACGCCACAAATTGTCTGTTCCCGCCTTATTCCAACATGTCCACACATCG gaCCCAAGCGTACTCGACCATGCCGGTTATTTCAACGGACACGCTTCATCCTGGACCATTAATATAAATAGATACGACCGGAGTACACTAGCAACACAATCTTTTGTATCTCCAGATCAGCAGCTGACTGTTGGGAAACTGTCAAACCCAGAACCCATCAGAATGGAGGTCACTCCAATCTCTGACTTCATGCAGTGGAGCTACTTCCAATCG aTCGTGTGTGATTTGAAAGCGCGCCACGAGTGTGTGGACACGATGCAGGCCCACGACCTCCAGCTGATTGCCAACAAGGTCCGGTCTGTTATGGCTCAATATGGAAAACACAAGGGGGTGACCGGAACTATAG ATCATACTTTGCAAGCACCTGTGACATGGCCCGTCGGTATGTATGGGTTGATGAAGGCTGCTACCGGTTGCCCGATGAATGGCGTCCAATGGCTGCAAGGTTGGCGCAGATATGACACGGAAGACAACGGCCCTGGTAACCAGTTTACCACTGGAGTTAGTAGCTACTTAAGTG GAAATTTCCTACTTTCCTACATTACAACATATTTCTGTATGAAGAACTCCCATTCTGTCACAAGCTACGACACCAACTGGCCGAAAGGTTCCTACTGCATACTGAAGTACGAAAGCTCCTCCTGTCCTTCTG GGTTCCAAAGCGGTTTCATATACTGGGACGATGAAGACGTGAACAACTTGAATCTTCTAGACGGAACTCTGCCGGATGGCGTGTACGGCACCGACACTAAGATTTACTATTGCTGCAG GGACGATGGTCGGACATCGACTGCGATCAGTCTGCCTACGGACTGGCCCTTCATCCTGATGCGCATGTCGGCAACCTGTCAGACCGTGTACGGTATGAGCGTCACGGCGGTGTTTGTGAGCTGGGATGACGAAGACACAGCTAACAGAAGCAACCGCGGCGGTCTGCACCCGTACGACGGAGGCACCTCAGGAGTCGGGGCCAATAACCACGTGCTGTACTTCTGCTACTATTATAGATGA
- the LOC128232152 gene encoding uncharacterized protein LOC128232152 isoform X2 translates to MATQGSNHVTAATVLLFFYLKLILHIDGWQRLVFPDPLIEHNGFCLQGLVFHTLKTNDIQVCGMGCLKQSKCKSINFDKGGKRCELNKEDQDVRTSSCFRQIEGCSYFSRKEFEAMEMFLGKCRRHSCPDDTVCVPDGATSPKRYSCEPFDSDETMHRTTNVTGTPLQHIGVGYNLLTGNPQMASDPGVFLHKRILQLTESDTTGFNEASVTQGSTCTHSQQHALVHGSTSLQNEMKAFVQASSSHPTLLAGSSFAGNADFVKARKKLDAGEEVYQDHVVTCKLGTAQYDLAGAVSSYYTVSRDFAKAVCILATLGSSYQSQYLDFLDQWGTSVVTMADFGTRTIKRHKLSVPALFQHVHTSIVCDLKARHECVDTMQAHDLQLIANKVRSVMAQYGKHKGVTGTIDHTLQAPVTWPVGMYGLMKAATGCPMNGVQWLQGWRRYDTEDNGPGNQFTTGVSSYLSGNFLLSYITTYFCMKNSHSVTSYDTNWPKGSYCILKYESSSCPSGFQSGFIYWDDEDVNNLNLLDGTLPDGVYGTDTKIYYCCRDDGRTSTAISLPTDWPFILMRMSATCQTVYGMSVTAVFVSWDDEDTANRSNRGGLHPYDGGTSGVGANNHVLYFCYYYR, encoded by the exons ATGGCGACACAAGGATCCAATCACGTGACAGCTGCAACTGTATTGTTATTCTTCTATCTGAAATTGATTCTGCACATCGATGGGTGGCAAAGACTCGTATTTCCTGACCCGTTAATAGAGCATAACGGCTTCTGTCTCCAAGGCCTGGTTTTTCATACGCTTAAAACGAACGATATTCAAGTATGTGGGATGGGTTGCCTTAAACAGAGCAAGTGCAAGTCCATAAATTTTGACAAAGGGGGTAAAAGATGTGAACTTAATAAAGAAGACCAAGACGTTAGAACAAGTTCCTGTTTTAGACAAATAGAGGGTTGCTCCTACTTTTCTCGGAAGGAATTTGAAGCAATGGAG ATGTTTCTAGGAAAGTGTAGGCGCCACTCGTGCCCAGACGACACGGTGTGTGTACCAGACGGGGCCACGTCACCAAAACGTTACAGTTGTGAACCGTTTGACAGCGATGAAACGATGCACCGGACGA CCAATGTGACTGGCACGCCCCTCCAGCATATCGGCGTAGGCTACAATCTGCTCACAGGAAACCCGCAAATGGCCTCAGATCCCGGAGTTTTTCTACATAAACGCATACTTCAG CTGACAGAGTCAGACACCACAGGTTTCAATGAAGCTTCGGTCACACAAGGATCTACCTGCACGCACAGCCAACAGCACGCTCTTGTCCATGGGTCCACGTCCCTACAGAACGAAATGAAGGCTTTTGTGCAGGCATCGT cATCCCATCCCACGTTATTAGCTGGATCAAGCTTCGCAGGAAATGCAG ACTTTGTCAAAGCGCGAAAGAAGTTGGACGCTGGGGAAGAGGTGTACCAGGACCACGTGGTCACGTGCAAACTGGGAACAGCTCAGTACGACCTTGCAGGCGCTGTATCGAGCTACTACACAGTTTCTCGTGACTTTGCCAAAGCAGTGTGTATCTTGGCAACATTGGGCAGTTCCTACCAGTCTCAATATTTAGATTTCCTCGATCAATGGGGAACG AGTGTCGTGACAATGGCAGACTTTGGAACCCGGACAATTAAACGCCACAAATTGTCTGTTCCCGCCTTATTCCAACATGTCCACACATCG aTCGTGTGTGATTTGAAAGCGCGCCACGAGTGTGTGGACACGATGCAGGCCCACGACCTCCAGCTGATTGCCAACAAGGTCCGGTCTGTTATGGCTCAATATGGAAAACACAAGGGGGTGACCGGAACTATAG ATCATACTTTGCAAGCACCTGTGACATGGCCCGTCGGTATGTATGGGTTGATGAAGGCTGCTACCGGTTGCCCGATGAATGGCGTCCAATGGCTGCAAGGTTGGCGCAGATATGACACGGAAGACAACGGCCCTGGTAACCAGTTTACCACTGGAGTTAGTAGCTACTTAAGTG GAAATTTCCTACTTTCCTACATTACAACATATTTCTGTATGAAGAACTCCCATTCTGTCACAAGCTACGACACCAACTGGCCGAAAGGTTCCTACTGCATACTGAAGTACGAAAGCTCCTCCTGTCCTTCTG GGTTCCAAAGCGGTTTCATATACTGGGACGATGAAGACGTGAACAACTTGAATCTTCTAGACGGAACTCTGCCGGATGGCGTGTACGGCACCGACACTAAGATTTACTATTGCTGCAG GGACGATGGTCGGACATCGACTGCGATCAGTCTGCCTACGGACTGGCCCTTCATCCTGATGCGCATGTCGGCAACCTGTCAGACCGTGTACGGTATGAGCGTCACGGCGGTGTTTGTGAGCTGGGATGACGAAGACACAGCTAACAGAAGCAACCGCGGCGGTCTGCACCCGTACGACGGAGGCACCTCAGGAGTCGGGGCCAATAACCACGTGCTGTACTTCTGCTACTATTATAGATGA